The DNA region GAGCCAGCGCAAGTCGTTCGCCATCTTCATCAGGGCGCCGCTCAGTGTCCGCAGCGCCGCCGAGGTCTGGACGAGGGCGTCGTGCGCCGAGAGGGCGGCGAACTTGTTCTCGGCGGAGCGGAAGGGGAAGCCCGTCTCCTCGCTGAACTTCTGCGCGGCGAGGTCCCCGAAGCGGGGGTGTGCGTTCAGGCCCGTCCCGACCGCCGTGCCCCCGATGGCGAGGTCGTACAGACCCTGCTCGGCGTGCCGGACCTCCGCGAGCGCGTAGTCGAGCTGAGCGACCCAGCCGCCGATCTCCTGCCCGAGGGTGATGGGGGTGGCGTCTTGCAGGTGCGTGCGGCCCACCTTCACGAGGTCCCTGTACTGCTCGGCCTTCTGCGCCAGCGTGTCCCGCAGCTTGCCCACGCCGCCGTAGAGGCGTTCGTTCAACTCCAGCACGACGGCGATGTGCATGGCGGTCGGGAAGGTGTCGTTGCTGCTCTGGCCCCGGTTGACGTGGTCGTTGGGGTGGACGGGCTTCTTGCTCCCCATCTCGCCGCCCGCGAGTTCGATGGCGCGATTTGAAATGACCTCGTTCGCGTTCATGTTGCTCTGGGTGCCCGAACCCGTCTGGAACACGACGAGGGGGAAGTGGTCGTCGAGCTGCCCGGCGATCACCTCGTCGGCGGCGCGGACGATCAGGTCGGCAATGTCCCCCGGCAGTTCGCCCAGTTCGGCGTTCGCCTGCGCGGCGCCCTTTTTCAGGATGCCCAGCGCCCGGATGACCGGGCGGCCCCAGACGAAGGTGTCGCGTCCGATGGGGAAGTTGTGGATGCTGCGCTCAGTCTGCGCGCCCCAGTAGCGATCCGAAGCGACCTGAAGCTGGCCCATCGTGTCGGACTCGGTGCGAGTCTGGGAGGAGGTGGTCTGGGTCATGGAGTCAGTGTAACGGGGGGCTCCGAGGAGGCGGGCGTCACGGTCAGGGAGACGGGACGGTGAGGACTCGCCAGGGGATCAGCCTCAGAACACGCAACGGCTCGCGTTGGCGGGCCACTCCAGAGAGAGCCCCGGGGCTTCCCTGTCCGCCACATTCAGCCCCTCGCGCCCGCTCCACTCCAGATGCAGGGGGCCCACCCGTGTGGACTGCCAGCCCAGCTCGGCCTGCCAGTTCCTGCCCGCCAGCGCCCGAAGAGCGTCGAGTTGCCCTGCCGTCACGCCGACGAAGCAGCGGGCAGCTATCCCACGGGCCAGCCGGGTCAACACCTCCCGGTCCAGGACGGTGACAAGTGGGCGGTCCACCCACAACAGGGAAGTATTGACGGCGCCGCTCCCTTCGGTGGCGCCCAGCGAGACCCGTACCTGAACGGCTGCACCCGCCTCTCTGATCGTCACCAGATGCGTATAACCCTCTTTGCCCAGCCGTCCTTGGGGAACCTCGAAGACCCTGACCACTCCCGGGATGCCACGCAACGCCTCCAGCCGGGTCAGCGGTTCCATTCCCCCGGCCGAGGCCAGACCCCAGAGGGCGAGGGGCAAAGCCGCCAATCGCTTCAGACGCACCCGGTCACGGTAACAGGCCAGGAGAGTTCCCCACGCCGCACATGCCCGCTCACGCTTCGGCAGGCTGGGCTCTTCCGGGCTCATCGGCGACCGGGCTGGATGCACTTCGGTTCCCCGCGAGGGTATGCAGGTCCGGCGGCACCCGCTCCGACAGGGCCACGAGCACCCAGGCGAGGGTTCCGGCAAGCAGCAGAACGGAGGCCACCCCGAACCACAGGGCCGGGGGGGTGTGGTCGAGCAGCGGCGAGAGGAGGAGCAGGCTGAGGGGCATCCCCAGGGTGGACCCGGTGCCGAGCACGCTGAACACGCGGCCCAGGTACTCGGCGGGCACCATCCGCTGCATCAGGGTGTTCAGCGGCGTGTTCAGGATGCCGAAGCCGAACCCCAGGAGGACCGCGCCGGTCAGCAGCACGGGCACGTCGGGCCGCAGGCCCATCACCCCGTAGATCAGGGCGGTGAGGGCGAGTCCGGCGGCGGTCGCCCGTCGGGGCGGCAGTCGGTTGCCCAGCACGGCGATCAGGGCACCGGAGAGGAGCATCCCCAGGCTCTCCAGGGCGAGGAAGAGGCCGTAGCCCTTCGCCCCTGCCCCCAGCGTCTCCATCAGCTTCGGCGTGATCACCGTGACCGGGGCGAGGGTGGCGTTGAGCACCAGGCCGATGCAGGGCACGAGGGTGAGCACCTTTGATCGGCGCATCAGGCGCAGGCCGCTGAGGACATCGGCGAGCACGCCGGGGCGAGGTCCGCCCGGCTCGACCCGCCCCGGCAAGCGCACCGCCAGCAGCAGCGCCGCCATCACGAAGAAGCTCACGCCGTCGAGCACGATGGCGACGGGCGGCGAGAAGACCGACACGAGCCAGCCCCCGGCCAGGGTCCCGACGAGCCACGCCCCCTGCCCCACCCCGCCCAGGAGTCCGTTCGCGCGGGCAAGTTCGGCGGGCGGCACGAGGCCGGGCACAGCGGCACTCCCCGCCGGGCCCGCGAAAATGCCCGCGAACCCCGTTAGCAGGGCGGCCCCGTTCACCACCCACAACGGCACCTCCCCCCAGGCGAGCGCGAGGCCGCCGACAAGCACCTGAAGGAACCCGCGCGCCACGTCCGCCCCGATCAGGGGAATTTTCAGGTTCACCCGGTCCACGAGTGCTCCCGCAAAGGGCATCAGCAGGTTGGGGGCCAGCGAGCAGGCGAGGGTCAGCGCCATCTGGCCCGCCGAGCCCGTCTGGTGCAGCACCAGGAAACTCAGCGCGATGGAGGCGAGCGCCGAGCCGAGCTGCGATTGCCCGGAAGCGAGCAGCCACAGCACGAAGCTGCGGTTCCAGAGCGTCGGTGGCAGGTGCATGGGTCGAGTATGAGGAAGGGCTACTTGAAGGAACATACGCCTTTCGGAGTAGGAAGCTCCTAAGCTGGGTCCATGTCCGGGGAGCCCGAGAGGGTGGCGAACAGCGCGCAGGCCGCCCTGTTGCTCGACGTAGGGTTACGCCCGCTCCTGGACCTGCTGATCCAGCGCCCGCGCTCGGTGGGTGAGGTGGCGCAGAGCTTGGGCGTGAGCGTGCAGCGCGCCCACTACCTCGTTGGTAAGCTGGAGAGGGTGGGTGTGGCGGAAGTGGTCGAGGTCTGCCCCCGGGCTGGCCGCGCGGTGAAACGCTACCGGGTGCTCTCCCGCTGGTTCATTCCCTACGAGGCGACGGGGGCGGAGACGCTGGAGGCTTTTCTCGACGGACAGATTCTCCCCCGGGTGGAGCGGTTCACCCACCTGAGTGTGGGGCGCTTCCGTGAACTGGACGACCGCTGGGGCTTCTGGCTGGAGCGGGGGGAGAAGGGCAGCATGCTCAGCATAGGCACGCCCCGCCGCAAGGGCTACGCACTCTTCGGCGGGGACGAGCCCTTCCTCCTGAACATCGGGGGCCTGCGTCTCACCCGAGAGCAGGCGGGCGAACTCAAGCGGCGGCTTCTGGATGTGATGGAAGAGTTTCAGACCAGGGACAGCCCAGAGAACCCTACCTATACCTTCGCCCTGATGCTCGTGCGCGGGGAGGTGGAGTGAAGCACCGCCCCGACTC from Deinococcus aetherius includes:
- the fumC gene encoding class II fumarate hydratase; the protein is MTQTTSSQTRTESDTMGQLQVASDRYWGAQTERSIHNFPIGRDTFVWGRPVIRALGILKKGAAQANAELGELPGDIADLIVRAADEVIAGQLDDHFPLVVFQTGSGTQSNMNANEVISNRAIELAGGEMGSKKPVHPNDHVNRGQSSNDTFPTAMHIAVVLELNERLYGGVGKLRDTLAQKAEQYRDLVKVGRTHLQDATPITLGQEIGGWVAQLDYALAEVRHAEQGLYDLAIGGTAVGTGLNAHPRFGDLAAQKFSEETGFPFRSAENKFAALSAHDALVQTSAALRTLSGALMKMANDLRWLASGPRNGIGEITIPENEPGSSIMPGKVNPTQSEAMTMVTTRVFGNDATVAFAGSQGNFQLNVFKPVMVHAVLESIRLISDACLAFNDNCAVGIEPNLERIEHNLAVNLMQVTALNKHIGYDRAAAIAKKAHKEGTSLKEAALALGYVTEDEFNQWVVPLDMTHS
- a CDS encoding MFS transporter; translation: MHLPPTLWNRSFVLWLLASGQSQLGSALASIALSFLVLHQTGSAGQMALTLACSLAPNLLMPFAGALVDRVNLKIPLIGADVARGFLQVLVGGLALAWGEVPLWVVNGAALLTGFAGIFAGPAGSAAVPGLVPPAELARANGLLGGVGQGAWLVGTLAGGWLVSVFSPPVAIVLDGVSFFVMAALLLAVRLPGRVEPGGPRPGVLADVLSGLRLMRRSKVLTLVPCIGLVLNATLAPVTVITPKLMETLGAGAKGYGLFLALESLGMLLSGALIAVLGNRLPPRRATAAGLALTALIYGVMGLRPDVPVLLTGAVLLGFGFGILNTPLNTLMQRMVPAEYLGRVFSVLGTGSTLGMPLSLLLLSPLLDHTPPALWFGVASVLLLAGTLAWVLVALSERVPPDLHTLAGNRSASSPVADEPGRAQPAEA
- a CDS encoding ArsR/SmtB family transcription factor, with translation MSGEPERVANSAQAALLLDVGLRPLLDLLIQRPRSVGEVAQSLGVSVQRAHYLVGKLERVGVAEVVEVCPRAGRAVKRYRVLSRWFIPYEATGAETLEAFLDGQILPRVERFTHLSVGRFRELDDRWGFWLERGEKGSMLSIGTPRRKGYALFGGDEPFLLNIGGLRLTREQAGELKRRLLDVMEEFQTRDSPENPTYTFALMLVRGEVE